A portion of the Rhinolophus sinicus isolate RSC01 linkage group LG03, ASM3656204v1, whole genome shotgun sequence genome contains these proteins:
- the CLK3 gene encoding LOW QUALITY PROTEIN: dual specificity protein kinase CLK3 (The sequence of the model RefSeq protein was modified relative to this genomic sequence to represent the inferred CDS: inserted 3 bases in 3 codons; deleted 1 base in 1 codon; substituted 2 bases at 2 genomic stop codons) encodes MWSCLLLSRKRESRPPSRASVHRPRPSLAPSARGRTGARAPPALHRGDRATMPSSLRAGGGWRAGAGESWWQSGRSAPTRSRLHPSAPSARRPGTAPXVASSGLRASRRGGGRAXGVASALAEPVSTEAAXDRAEKAGRPEPSSRELERPGHQAGXGDRCVTRGAGSPRAEAGAGSGRGAPSGEWGLAAAXAWETMHHCKRYRSPEPDPYLSYRWKRRRSYSREHEGRLRYPSRREPPPRRSRSRSHDRLPYQRRYRERRDSDTYRCEERSPSFGEDCYGSSRSHHRRRSREREPYRARKHAHHCHKRRTRSCSSASSRSQQSSKRSSRSVEDDKEGHLVCRIGDWLQERYEIVGNLGEGTFGKVVECLDHARGKSQVALKIIRNVGKYREAARLEINVLKKIKEKDKENKFLCVLMSDWFNFHGHMCIAFELLGKNTFEFLKENNFQPYPLPHVRHMAYQLCHALRFLHENQLTHTDLKPENILFVNSEFETLYNEHKSCEEKSVKNTSIRVADFGSATFDHEHHTTIVATRHYRPPEVILELGWAQPCDVWSIGCILFEYYRGFTLFQTHENREHLVMMEKILGPIPSHMIHRTRKQKYFYKGGLVWDENSSDGRYVKENCKPLKSYMLQDSVEHVQLFDLMRRMLEFDPAQRITLAEALLHPFFAGLTPEERSFHSSRNPSR; translated from the exons ATGTGGTCTTGTTTGCTTCTTTCACGTAAGCGAGAGTCGCGACCGCCTTCACGAGCCTCGGTGCACAGACCTCGGCCGTCTCTGGCGCCCTCCGCCCGGGGCCGGACAGGAGCTCGAGCCCCGCCGGCTCTCCACCGAGGCGACCGCGCAACAATGCCCTCCTCCCTGCGCGCAGGCGGGGGCTGGCGGGCGGGCGCGGGC GAGTCGTGGTGGCAGAGCGGGCGGAGCGCTCCGACCAGGTCGCGACTTCACCCTTCCGCTCCCAGTGCCCGCCGGCCGGGGACGGCGC CAGTCGCGTCTTCGGGCCTACGTGCGTCGCGACGCGGCGGGGGGCGGGCCTGAGGCGTCGCCTCGGCCCTCGCGGAACCAGTCTCCACCGAGGCCG CCGACCGGGCGGAGAAGGCGGGTCGCCCAGAGCCTTCGAGTCGGGAGCTAGAGCGGCCAGGCCACCAAGCAG CTGGCGACCGCTGCGTCACGCGCGGGGCGGGGTCGCCGCGGGCGGAGGCTGGAGCCGGAAGCGGAAGAGGCGCTCCGAGCGGGGAGTGGGGCCTAGCCGCAGCCTGAGCCTGGGAGACG ATGCATCACTGTAAGCGATATCGCTCCCCTGAGCCAGACCCGTACCTGAGCTACCGATGGAAAAGGAGGAGGTCTTACAGTCGGGAGCATGAAGGGAGACTTCGGTACCCGTCTCGAAGGGAGCCTCCGCCCCGGAGATCTCGGTCCAGAAG CCATGACCGCCTGCCCTACCAGCGGCGATACCGGGAGCGCCGTGACAGCGACACATACCGGTGTGAAGAGCGGAGCCCATCCTTTGGCGAGGACTGCTACGGATCGTCACGTTCCCACCATCGCCGGCGGTCACGGGAGAGGGAGCCGTACCGGGCCCGCAAGCATGCGCACCACTGCCACAAACGCCGCACCAGGTCTTGTAGCAGCGCCTCCTCG AGAAGCCAACAGAGCAGTAAGCGCAGCAGCCGGAGTGTGGAAGATGACAAGGAGGGCCACCTGGTGTGCCGGATCGGCGATTGGCTCCAAGAGCGAT ATGAGATTGTGGGGAACCTGGGCGAAGGCACCTTTGGCAAAGTGGTGGAGTGCCTGGACCATGCCAG AGGGAAGTCTCAGGTCGCCCTGAAGATCATCCGCAACGTGGGCAAGTACCGGGAGGCCGCCCGGCTAGAAATCAACGTCCTCAAAAAGATCAAGGAGAAGGACAAGGAGAACAAGTT CCTGTGTGTCTTGATGTCCGACTGGTTCAACTTCCACGGTCACATGTGCATCGCCTTTGAGTTGCTGGGCAAGAACACCTTCGAGTTCCTGAAGGAGAATAACTTCCAGCCTTACCCCCTGCCACACGTCCGGCACATGGCCTACCAGCTCTGCCACGCCCTTCGAT TTCTCCATGAGAACCAACTGACCCACACGGACTTGAAGCCAGAGAACATCCTGTTTGTGAATTCCGAGTTTGAAACTCTCTACAACGAGCACAAG AGCTGCGAGGAGAAGTCGGTGAAGAACACCAGCATCCGCGTGGCGGACTTCGGCAGCGCCACGTTTGACCACGAGCACCACACGACCATCGTGGCCACGCGGCACTACCGGCCCCCGGAGGTGATCCTCG AGCTGGGCTGGGCACAACCCTGCGACGTCTGGAGCATCGGCTGTATTCTCTTCGAGTACTACCGGGGCTTCACACTCTTCCAG ACCCACGAAAACCGAGAGCATTTGGTGATGATGGAGAAAATCCTGGGGCCCATCCCATCACACATGATCCACCGAACCAG gAAGCAGAAATATTTCTACAAAGGGGGCCTGGTTTGGGATGagaacagctctgatggccggtATGTGAAGGAGAACTGCAAACCTCTGAAG AGTTACATGCTCCAGGACTCCGTGGAGCACGTGCAGCTGTTTGACCTCATGCGCAGGATGCTAGAATTTGACCCTGCCCAGCGCATCACACTGGCGGAGGCCCTGCTGCACCCCTTCTTCGCTGGCCTGACCCCTGAGGAACGGTCCTTCCACAGCAGCCGCAACCCCAGCAGATGA